The proteins below come from a single Eremothecium sinecaudum strain ATCC 58844 chromosome II, complete sequence genomic window:
- the CYC2 gene encoding oxidoreductase (Syntenic homolog of Ashbya gossypii ACR090C; Syntenic homolog of Saccharomyces cerevisiae YOR037W (CYC2)) has product MNRIAFLGHRARSRAFQRYLISGSLLLGASSIGAYYYFATLHHVELSQDYFTKYRISYREDISDEHYMLELTPERAQKVNIWTSMGSHKLWSVEIKQPEIMVVRRYTPLPLEAVEETGSIEALKDGHNGSGKLFFYIKQYDKGEVAKWLRRLPKNHVVEVRGPYIEYEFPKLDDEVKRNRSFLWGETDSKPEVFKYQPFDIAMFLAGTGIVTAFQLLLSEDPFKGKISVYYSCKCLEELGPLNRFLNLCTENNRLQMQAFESAKGTSLRSKFPLLLNEVPSPFQYQGTIPFCKIYPGIKPVLSLVCGPDSYITSIAGVKYDLSQGPIGGLLSRKGWDNSNVYKLS; this is encoded by the coding sequence ATGAATCGAATAGCTTTTCTAGGGCATAGAGCTAGGTCCAGGGCTTTTCAGCGGTACCTTATAAGTGGTTCTTTGCTCCTAGGTGCAAGTAGCATCGGTGCATACTATTACTTTGCTACTTTACATCATGTTGAACTATCACAAGACTACTTTACGAAGTATAGAATATCATACCGGGAGGATATCAGCGATGAACATTATATGTTGGAATTGACTCCTGAAAGAGCTCAAAAGGTGAATATTTGGACATCGATGGGGTCTCACAAATTATGGTCGGTGGAAATTAAACAACCAGAAATAATGGTTGTAAGAAGATACACTCCTTTGCCGTTAGAGGCTGTTGAAGAAACTGGATCTATAGAGGCACTGAAAGATGGTCATAACGGTAGCGGGAAGCTATTTTTCTATATCAAGCAGTATGACAAAGGAGAAGTTGCTAAATGGTTACGTCGGCTACCAAAAAATCATGTGGTCGAGGTACGAGGCCCTTACATTGAATACGAGTTTCCAAAGCTAGATGATGAGGTTAAGAGAAATAGATCTTTTCTTTGGGGGGAGACAGATTCTAAGCCCGAAGTTTTCAAGTACCAGCCTTTTGATATTGCCATGTTCCTTGCAGGGACAGGAATTGTCACGGCCTTCCAGCTCTTGTTAAGTGAGGATCCATTTAAGGGTAAGATTAGTGTGTACTATTCATGCAAGTGCTTGGAAGAGCTTGGTCCGTTAAACAGGTTCTTGAACCTTTGTACAGAGAACAATCGGTTACAAATGCAGGCCTTTGAGTCGGCAAAAGGCACTAGCCTAAGGAGTAAGTTTCCACTTCTGTTGAATGAGGTTCCAAGTCCATTCCAATACCAAGGAACTATACCATTCTGCAAAATTTATCCAGGCATTAAACCAGTTTTGTCACTAGTGTGTGGTCCCGATAGCTATATAACGTCGATTGCAGGTGTGAAATACGACTTATCACAGGGTCCAATCGGGGGGCTACTTTCAAGAAAAGGTTGGGATAATTCCAACGTTTATAAGCTGTCATAG
- the CIA1 gene encoding iron-sulfur cluster assembly protein CIA1 (Syntenic homolog of Ashbya gossypii ACR091W; Syntenic homolog of Saccharomyces cerevisiae YDR267C (CIA1)): MSEICLVKSLKLHRDRCWSLDVSNGLLATGSASRDIKLVSLHNYELVEELDRTAHKKAVRSVAWRPHSKILAAGSFDSTISIWGMGDNDAINPETDLLAIIEGHENEVKAVAWSSDGYYLATCSRDKSIWIWETDEIGEDYECISVLQEHSQDVKNIVWHPTRHLIASSSYDDTVRIWKEVDEDWECAAVLTGHQGTVWSSSFESVETDLRLCSGSDDGTVRIWRCINDDPSSYEQEWEQEAVLPAAHTKPVYSVCWSSTGLIASSGCDGNLVIYKEVSRGEWIILAQRQLCHTVFEVNVVKWATVGTELLLITGGDDGCVKIWKLDEKNNEVSLNATD, translated from the coding sequence ATGTCTGAAATTTGTTTAGTTAAGTCATTGAAACTTCATAGAGACAGGTGTTGGTCGCTAGATGTTAGCAATGGGCTTTTAGCAACTGGATCAGCAAGTCGTGATATCAAGTTGGTTAGTTTGCATAACTATGAATTGGTGGAAGAACTAGATAGGACTGCTCATAAGAAGGCAGTACGATCGGTGGCATGGAGGCCACATTCAAAAATTCTTGCTGCTGGATCTTTCGATTCGACGATTTCTATATGGGGAATGGGTGATAATGATGCTATAAACCCAGAAACAGACCTTCTAGCTATTATCGAAGGCCACGAAAATGAGGTAAAAGCTGTCGCGTGGTCTTCTGATGGGTACTACCTTGCAACATGCTCGAGAGATAAGAGTATTTGGATATGGGAAACCGACGAAATTGGTGAAGACTATGAATGTATAAGCGTCTTACAAGAACACTCACAAGACGTTAAGAATATTGTATGGCATCCAACACGCCATCTGATCGCTTCCAGTTCCTATGATGATACTGTGCGTATTTGGAAAGAAGTGGATGAGGATTGGGAATGTGCAGCTGTTTTGACAGGTCATCAGGGAACAGTCTGGTCATCTTCTTTTGAGTCTGTCGAAACTGACCTCAGGTTATGCAGCGGTAGTGATGACGGTACAGTTCGTATCTGGAGATGTATAAATGACGATCCTTCATCGTATGAACAAGAATGGGAACAGGAAGCTGTTTTACCAGCTGCTCATACCAAGCCCGTATACAGTGTCTGCTGGAGTTCGACTGGTTTGATTGCAAGCAGCGGCTGTGATGGAAACTTAGTTATTTATAAAGAGGTGTCTCGTGGGGAATGGATTATTCTAGCTCAACGTCAACTATGTCATACTGTATTCGAAGTCAATGTCGTGAAGTGGGCAACAGTTGGAACTGAACTACTTCTGATCACCGGTGGAGACGACGGTTGTGTTAAAATATGGAAATTAGACGAGAAGAACAACGAAGTCTCTTTAAATGCCACCGATTAA
- the PEP12 gene encoding SNAP receptor PEP12 (Syntenic homolog of Ashbya gossypii ACR092C; Syntenic homolog of Saccharomyces cerevisiae YOR036W (PEP12)), which produces MSLFNNEAEEPQRYSDNPEFEEWSTQIATNLFQMNAQLGTLQQFIKGLETNYKNGKSTTQVVNNINTKAVNIIDKLSETSKVLNGLVRKVHDVDVGDLKREQVISREKLSRDVKYSVQEFQKYQVQFKTITKKINEDAKNVLEQQKHQLEEDENTDTRQGSNTALLNSVVIEREPINNEEFAYQQNLIRIRDEEIANIERGISELNDVFQDLGTIVRQQGAMVDNIEANIYSTLSDTRQGRNELDRALRNQRSSGRLCLYVLLFFLAFHILVVLVI; this is translated from the coding sequence ATGTCACTATTCAATAATGAGGCAGAAGAGCCTCAAAGGTACAGCGATAATCCCGAATTTGAGGAATGGAGTACTCAAATTGCTACTAACTTGTTCCAAATGAATGCTCAATTAGGCACTCTTCAGCAGTTCATTAAGGGGCTTGAGACCAATTACAAAAATGGGAAATCAACGACACAGGTGGTTAATAACATTAATACTAAAGCTGTTAATATTATCGATAAGCTTTCCGAAACTTCAAAGGTCCTAAACGGCTTGGTCCGTAAAGTGCATGATGTTGATGTGGGTGATTTGAAGCGCGAACAGGTAATATCAAGGGAAAAGCTATCGAGGGACGTCAAATACTCGGTTCAAGAGTTCCAGAAATACCAGGTGCAGTTCAAGACTATAACTAAGAAGATTAATGAAGATGCAAAGAACGTATTGGAACAGCAAAAACATCAACTTGAAGAGGATGAGAACACCGATACGCGTCAAGGCAGCAATACTGCATTGCTGAACAGCGTGGTTATAGAGCGGGAACCAATAAATAACGAAGAGTTTGCTTATCAACAGAACTTAATTAGGATACGAGATGAGGAGATTGCCAACATTGAGCGTGGGATAAGTGAGTTAAACGATGTGTTTCAGGATTTGGGGACTATTGTACGGCAACAAGGTGCAATGGTGGATAATATCGAAGCGAATATCTATTCAACACTTAGTGATACGCGTCAAGGACGTAATGAACTTGATAGAGCACTACGAAATCAAAGAAGCTCCGGTCGATTGTGCTTGTatgtattattatttttcCTTGCGTTCCACATTCTAGTGGTATTGGTAATTTAA
- the BIG1 gene encoding Big1p (Syntenic homolog of Ashbya gossypii ACR093C; Syntenic homolog of Saccharomyces cerevisiae YHR101C (BIG1); 1-intron in Ashbya gossypii) has product MYLLVISLLAAFVIANDQTLPTVPAILYSHNLAPGVFVYQEESDPKAILSESELHDIAIRLVSKCNSDAYIFVNQPGLTAMDFIEHKDAWNNLRGYLKRSSTALKFEHVAPLSQDFYQRLIAQVKSICDVKIQITINDEELNSFSPYLDTEKRIIVLDLPELTPSFDDVDARFDELELNDRMLRTILGRLPSPSQTVIYTALGPQNRIGKDIGDQEIFPDVFHGSYSDPELDLERRNTDRYFPEHRPKFDPIDDSYLSIFDQKFREQNSTLISLIVLAVSFFITWQLFNQFLAPTAVKSQDDKGKSSTEEDTTKKPKVQVKDTKED; this is encoded by the exons ATGTACCTATTGGTGATATCTTTGCTTGCAGCCTTTGTTATAGCCAATGATCAGACATTACCAACTGTTCCAGCTATACTTTATTCTCATAACCT GGCGCCAGGCGTGTTTGTGTACCAGGAGGAATCTGATCCAAAAGCGATCTTATCAGAGTCCGAACTTCATGATATAGCTATAAGGTTGGTATCCAAATGCAACTCCGACGCTTACATTTTCGTTAATCAGCCCGGCTTGACCGCAATGGATTTCATTGAGCATAAAGATGCATGGAATAATCTTAGAGGGTATTTAAAGAGGAGCTCGACAGCTCTGAAGTTTGAACATGTGGCTCCTCTATCTCAGGACTTTTACCAACGCTTAATTGCCCAGGTTAAGAGCATATGCGATGTGAAAATTCAAATTACAATCAATGACGAGGAATTGAATTCCTTCTCGCCGTATTTGGACACCGAGAAGAGAATTATTGTGCTGGATCTCCCAGAGCTTACCCCAAGCTTTGACGATGTTGATGCCCGGTTTGACGAACTAGAGCTGAACGACAGAATGTTACGCACAATTTTGGGCCGGCTCCCTTCTCCAAGTCAAACAGTTATCTACACCGCACTAGGCCCTCAAAATAGAATTGGGAAGGACATTGGTGACCAGGAGATTTTTCCAGATGTCTTTCATGGCTCATACAGCGACCCCGAGCTTGATTTAGAGCGCCGTAATACTGATCGTTATTTCCCTGAGCATCGGCCAAAGTTTGATCCAATTGATGACAGCTACTTATCGATATTTGACCAAAAGTTTAGAGAACAGAATAGCACCCTTATTAGTCTGATTGTCCTGGCTGTAAGTTTCTTCATAACCTGGCAGCTATTTAATCAGTTCTTGGCTCCTACGGCTGTTAAATCGCAGGATGACAAAGGCAAATCTTCTACCGAAGAGGATACTACCAAGAAACCCAAAGTCCAAGTAAAAGATACCAAGGAGGACTAG
- the ATP22 gene encoding Atp22p (Syntenic homolog of Ashbya gossypii ACL103W; Syntenic homolog of Saccharomyces cerevisiae YDR350C (ATP22)), protein MFLRRRFYNRFQCIRWSSSITQPQNVIKLIDSWDLNKWSSEIQGQALTEFLNHHLYKKESLHLISMLRNKLMRKYSHRLRHLLESYMSTIKDDLLRAIVCMALHRPKAPIQYRFFVSALNSIIESDISKEMKLEKIYYTIQLQNRLYPTFSAEKGILVPDDIHRWVCKALNNSFSDYYYFLINNNVLLNSNFAVQMMNRLLKYGSELDYQLASFQIFLHDERHHHLFHEKFKLLYNFKTMNAILNYMIERKDFRFIKIYFEALVARLESETFPKEASKSERASNSEAYIKTLMLFARVSKNEDLFLDSLILLFEKYSDGEKKSILTYEILLHVFSYLRNINCPEHILKITKALHMLPVATNATSNAAKHLLGSITTTIRSLGNPKLTASFICKGYNSASTKHILNELGLWSVVFHGKVEIVPTSTMNSNEELSKILPVIVPRSLVLETIPDNCALSELYRSVLEFYGNTLPKKDFYELIVQLCGLFKAFVTKSEARDKIYQLDASVLRLIMYQVRYTLNEPRLAFELLMEFYKDKNMTLETTRDNNPFGIMMYKNQSISHSEINQVLSIMEKRDIPLDYKTISAIIIKFITVGNIPEAHNWYLKLLHGNCKINSFNILVEAVRNKWELPADIDESLIQQVRNSSQSSSNSIPDIYEDQYLQDDEVYGFADTLTMEMTKLLSLTSSKEDPVNTN, encoded by the coding sequence ATGTTTCTGAGGCGGCGTTTTTATAATAGATTTCAATGCATAAGATGGTCTTCCAGTATAACTCAGCCGCAGAACGTGATTAAGCTAATTGATTCTTGGGATTTGAACAAATGGTCTTCAGAAATCCAAGGTCAGGCACTAACGGAGTTTCTAAACCACCATCTCTACAAAAAAGAGTCGTTGCATTTGATAAGTATGCTGAGAAACAAACTTATGCGAAAGTACTCTCACCGACTGCGTCACTTGTTGGAAAGTTATATGTCTACAATTAAAGATGACCTACTAAGAGCAATTGTATGCATGGCTCTTCATAGACCAAAAGCTCCGATTCAATATAGGTTTTTTGTATCGGCTCTGAATTCTATCATTGAAAGTGACATATCTAAGGAGATGAAGCTCGAGAAAATATACTATACAATTCAGTTGCAGAACAGACTATACCCTACTTTCTCTGCAGAAAAAGGTATACTGGTACCGGACGATATTCATCGATGGGTTTGCAAAGCTCTTAATAATTCGTTTTCGGATTACTACTATTTTTTGATCAACAATAATGTACTTTTAAATTCGAATTTTGCCGTTCAAATGATGAATCGTCTACTGAAGTATGGATCAGAACTGGATTATCAGCTGGCATCATTCCAAATATTTCTGCATGATGAACGCCATCACCATTTATTTCACGAAAAATTTAAACTGCTCTACAATTTTAAAACTATGAATGCCATTTTAAACTACATGATCGAGCGCAAGGACTTTAGGTTCATCAAGATCTATTTTGAAGCTCTGGTGGCCAGGTTAGAATCAGAAACATTTCCCAAAGAAGCATCGAAGTCCGAGAGAGCAAGTAACTCTGAGGCTTATATTAAAACATTAATGCTTTTTGCTCGGGTTTCCAAAAATGAAGACTTATTTTTGGattctttaatattattatttgaaaaatacAGTGATGGGGAGAAAAAGAGTATCCTCACCTATGAAATCCTGCTGCATGTGTTTTCCTATTTGAGGAACATCAATTGCCCGGAGCATATTCTTAAAATTACAAAAGCACTGCATATGCTGCCTGTTGCTACAAATGCCACAAGTAATGCAGCAAAACATCTTTTAGGAAGCATTACTACGACAATTCGTTCTTTAGGAAATCCAAAATTGACTGCTAGTTTTATCTGCAAAGGTTATAATTCTGCATCCACCAAACATATCTTAAACGAGTTGGGACTTTGGTCCGTGGTGTTCCATGGCAAAGTTGAAATAGTACCCACTAGCACCATGAATTCTAATGAAGAATTAAGTAAGATATTGCCAGTTATAGTACCAAGATCGCTTGTTTTAGAAACTATACCAGACAATTGTGCCCTATCTGAACTATACAGAAGTGTCCTTGAATTCTATGGCAATACTCTTCCCAAAAAGGATTTTTATGAACTAATAGTCCAATTATGCGGACTTTTTAAGGCGTTTGTAACAAAAAGTGAAGCGCGTGACAAGATCTACCAGCTAGATGCTAGCGTTCTGCGTCTAATAATGTATCAAGTTAGATACACCCTCAATGAGCCAAGATTAGCATTTGAACTCTTGATGGAATTTTACAAAGATAAGAATATGACTCTGGAGACCACGCGTGATAATAATCCATTTGGTATTATGATGTACAAGAATCAATCTATATCACACTCTGAGATCAACCAGGTTTTAAGCATAATGGAAAAGCGAGACATACCGCTAGACTACAAAACCATATCCGcaataataataaagtTTATTACAGTGGGAAATATACCCGAGGCCCATAATTGGTACCTGAAGCTATTGCATGGTAACTGCAAAATCAATAGTTTTAATATATTGGTTGAAGCTGTAAGAAATAAGTGGGAATTACCTGCTGATATCGATGAATCACTTATACAGCAAGTTAGGAATAGCTCGCAAAGCAGCTCGAATAGCATACCAGATATATATGAAGACCAATATTTGCAAGATGATGAAGTATATGGCTTTGCTGACACTTTGACTATGGAGATGACCAAACTATTATCTTTAACCTCTAGTAAAGAAGATCCTGTAAATACTAATTAA
- the KIC1 gene encoding putative serine/threonine protein kinase KIC1 (Syntenic homolog of Ashbya gossypii ACL104C; Syntenic homolog of Saccharomyces cerevisiae YHR102W (KIC1)) — MLSSSTSAGTTNPGDAALTPMLFKRTEVIGRGKFGIVYKAYHLKSKQKYAIKVLNLDCPEDEVEDVQKEIQFLSSLKQVPNITQYYGSYLVDTKLWVIMEYCAGGSLRTLLRPGKIDEKYLGVILREVLLALVAIHKDNVIHRDIKAANILITNDGHVKLCDFGVAAQLAAANHKRQTMAGTPYWMAPEVIMEGVYYNTKADIWSLGITAYEIATGNPPYCDIEALRAMQLITKSKPPRLEGRNYSHMLKEFIALCLDEDPEARPTAEELLSNKFIKTHKSTTVTTLKELISRYLLYSEKHKSREGVMINLDDEEPSKPAAALSNPGGSEKQVEVKWDFDSLNSNEYIIENDINIDAIPVETDWGRSQTDFNYAYPDEEIYYQSNRPQYFHGTTMGKTLGDPTANNSTIQASHQPSVTHTTGNYPNKNTYTISQTTKTETKASKQLLQLFEDSEKIGQEVENRFPMLANSITNLHINENDTSSSTPMVMPSRQDIKLNGAGYHSKSTPILPKLQTNFKSSMGSVPLTSALATPVEIEIPEELPLSTTSAQPKSVMSPPTADGVPIKGLQRSNTSAAQSAPPQLQRKPTLTSSRAESMGYSAPVSNDRSPSPTRVRNISPEKSVPAILNLGDAPPPASALTLFMKPMESSSASLTSPNQTLPPPSINGSSSASTPAERNQRHMSERASRVFKRNNLNLKLQMPSPTTLFPYKLLGPGNADEQQPLSTTNSNINQFGINTSSTTNIPVAMTPLNEKFNPDHLMKPKRNPSLTNWGPTPTVDAPAQPASQQTLQSSVASNASTSGSSVSASNTTTTNYHTATPATNTTATTPGPSTSLTPSIYMEVPPRTLPMDMFIDIEDFDESHRVDRKPLVLRELENLLKMMDEALPVIETALRAVLPT; from the coding sequence ATGTTAAGCAGTAGCACTAGCGCCGGAACAACAAATCCTGGAGATGCGGCTTTAACCCCCATGTTGTTCAAGCGAACCGAGGTTATAGGTAGAGGCAAGTTCGGAATTGTATATAAGGCTTACCACCTTAAAAGTAAGCAAAAATATGCTATCAAAGTTTTGAATCTGGACTGTCCTGAGGATGAGGTAGAAGATGTTCAGAAAGAAATTCAATTTCTTTCGTCTTTAAAACAAGTTCCAAACATTACGCAGTACTATGGATCGTATTTGGTAGATACAAAACTTTGGGTTATAATGGAGTATTGCGCAGGGGGGTCTCTGCGAACTCTTCTCAGACCAGGTAAAATAGACGAGAAATATCTTGGTGTTATTTTGAGAGAAGTTCTCCTTGCGCTAGTGGCTATTCACAAGGATAATGTTATACATAGGGATATCAAAGCAGCGAATATTTTAATTACGAACGATGGGCATGTGAAACTGTGTGATTTTGGTGTTGCCGCACAGTTGGCGGCTGCAAATCACAAACGGCAAACTATGGCGGGCACGCCATACTGGATGGCTCCTGAGGTGATCATGGAAGGGGTTTATTACAATACCAAGGCTGATATCTGGTCTTTGGGTATTACCGCATACGAAATAGCTACGGGAAATCCACCATACTGTGATATAGAGGCACTGCGAGCAATGCAACTGATAACTAAGTCAAAGCCTCCAAGGCTGGAAGGCCGGAACTATTCACACATGTTGAAAGAGTTTATTGCTCTATGTCTTGATGAAGATCCTGAAGCACGTCCAACGGCTGAGGAATTGCTTTCCAATAAATTTATAAAAACGCATAAAAGTACTACAGTGACAACCCTAAAGGAGTTAATATCGAGATATCTATTGTACTCAGAAAAGCATAAATCCCGCGAGGGAGTGATGATCAATTTGGACGACGAAGAGCCCAGCAAACCAGCTGCTGCGTTAAGTAACCCAGGTGGTTCCGAAAAGCAGGTGGAAGTGAAGTGGGACTTTGATTCACTAAATTCCAACGAGTACATTATTGAAAACGACATAAACATAGACGCGATTCCCGTCGAAACCGACTGGGGTAGGTCTCAAACCGACTTTAACTATGCATATCCTGATGAGGAGATATATTATCAGTCCAATAGGCCACAATACTTCCATGGTACGACGATGGGAAAAACCCTCGGCGATCCAACCGCAAACAATTCAACAATACAAGCTTCACATCAGCCCTCAGTTACACATACCACGGGAAATTATCCTAATAAAAATACATACACAATCTCTCAAACTACTAAAACAGAAACGAAGGCCTCAAAACAGTTACTACAATTGTTTGAGGATAGCGAAAAAATAGGCCAAGAAGTTGAAAATAGGTTTCCCATGCTTGCGAACAGCATTACCAATCTCCACattaatgaaaatgatACATCCTCTTCGACACCAATGGTGATGCCCTCCCGTCAAGATATAAAGCTAAACGGAGCTGGCTATCACAGTAAATCTACCCCAATCCTACCAAAATTGCAGACAAATTTCAAATCTTCAATGGGCAGCGTGCCCTTGACTTCCGCTTTAGCAACGCCTGTTGAGATTGAAATACCTGAAGAGCTACCGCTTTCGACCACAAGCGCCCAACCTAAATCGGTCATGAGTCCGCCCACAGCGGATGGAGTTCCAATAAAGGGCTTGCAACGCAGTAACACTTCTGCGGCCCAATCCGCTCCCCCTCAACTGCAACGTAAACCAACCCTCACTTCTAGCAGGGCCGAAAGTATGGGTTACTCTGCACCGGTTTCCAATGACAGGTCTCCTTCGCCTACCAGAGTCCGTAACATATCACCTGAGAAGTCTGTTCCTGCCATTTTAAATCTTGGAGATGCTCCTCCTCCAGCTTCTGCGCTGACGCTCTTCATGAAACCAATGGAATCTTCCTCTGCGTCACTCACTTCTCCAAATCAGACTCTTCCGCCGCCTTCTATCAATGGCTCTTCTAGCGCTTCAACACCCGCAGAAAGAAATCAGCGTCACATGAGTGAGCGAGCTAGCCGTGTCTTTAAGCGGAACAACCTTAATCTAAAGTTGCAAATGCCTTCACCCACAACACTATTTCCCTATAAACTTCTAGGCCCTGGTAACGCCGACGAGCAGCAGCCTCTGTCGACTACAAACAGCAACATCAACCAATTCGGCATTAACACTAGCAGCACTACAAATATTCCAGTCGCAATGACACCTCTAAACGAAAAATTTAATCCCGATCACCTCATGAAACCAAAACGTAATCCAAGCTTGACAAACTGGGGTCCCACGCCTACTGTGGACGCACCTGCCCAGCCAGCTTCACAGCAAACTCTACAGTCATCAGTAGCGTCAAATGCATCAACTTCTGGCTCATCGGTATCGGCCTCAAATACAACTACAACTAACTACCATACTGCAACACCCGCTACTAATACTACAGCTACTACACCAGGGCCATCAACTTCACTTACACCATCTATATATATGGAAGTTCCACCAAGGACGCTTCCAATGGACATGTTCATCgatattgaagattttGACGAATCCCACCGCGTAGACCGCAAGCCACTCGTACTTCGCGAGCTTGAGAACTTACTAAAGATGATGGATGAAGCTCTACCTGTTATTGAAACAGCACTTAGAGCTGTATTACCTACATAG